The Silene latifolia isolate original U9 population chromosome X, ASM4854445v1, whole genome shotgun sequence genome contains the following window.
cccggtggagggcaacagacggcctgaccctcctcagggataacaattttgtatcccctaccgaagaaaaaatggccctcgaaaaatttttCGCTTTGAACAAGCTGGCGAGCTTGTGAGTCCAAGCACGGTCGAACGGACCTTAcgggcgtcgccgtgatccataacatCGCCTCCCTTCGTTAGGACGAGACCTTTCCTCttcatcaccgaaatcatcaccaaaatcgccataggaatcagagtcctcccattcctcaagaatttgaggatcaacttcaggagaaggagacctagggccccatGACGCGGGTTTACTAGGTCCAAAGatcgcagaagacatgttcacaacaaactacaaacgaaataaaagaaaatttgtttgattaccttgaagaaatacactttaggatcgaagaccgaagattggaagaaaagaaagcccttgaaagtttaaagaggaagattttgggggaaaattttgaaaatttgaggaaatgaaaataatggccaaaatcacggagtaactaccctatttatagggaaaagcccatgaagaaggaccaatcagggcacggcccatgaagcgtcaaccaatcagcaagcggacacgtgtcagacatgcaaccacggaatgtcaatcgttgcaacagttgaatgtcaatcaatgctacagttaccaagcgtattcaacacgcccattcacatctcttcgctgTTCATCTCCTCAACAAATCCCTAGGcactgctctccgccggccacatgatcgaccaTGCCGGGAagcacggccggggcaatcaaaagtgACCGGCACTCTCGGCCCGGTCTCGCCGGCGTCATATTatttcccacatcggataccctttacgcatccatgtggaggggggtatatggtacggcctaacaagaaccacgccgatgcttcagaagaagccgataccaaaaattttgcaaaaatacttacgAGAATATCGTTCAcatacatcgaagcccataccacggcatagactacgctgggggcaaattgatggggcatatttcgcaccgccccaagtcaacacattgagcaaggtcaagggtattcaaagacaaagtcaacgacttagacagtctagccggtgaagcccatcggctgtcacactGGGTCTCGGCAGACAACTAGCCGGCCGGGACacaatccgcgtactcatatccaagaccctcggcgagcctgccacaggtccatcggccgagggtataacagtcttttcacctgatagccacttggccactacgtgacaaaaggtaaaagcctataaatactcctcaaccttcattaaggaaaggatccacaaaaattgacctaataaccactgttcatctggtaatatcttacTTATCTCTCTgaaatacactcttagccaagttacaacaacttctctctaagtttactgacttgagcgtcggagtgagtacgctcggccaaagccgagccctcagtttgttcatcgtttcaggagaccgcaaggaggattcaagcaaggacatcattctactagctacgagtggtaacaaacaccTGCTCTGGAATTAAACCCGGAACACCATGAAACACAACTAAGCATGAGCATTATGAACCTTTACCAAGATACtcaagctaggatcaattctaaCAAGATTAaatcatacaaatgagaaaaagacaCAAACTTTCCTACTTGTTATATGAATCCTTTAAATCAAATCAACACACAACAAGGTTGCTtcaaacaatcctagataaaTTAAATCacttctctagaatttgcaatagtcaAGTAAATAAGATGCAAGGATGATCAAACCACACATTCATTCACTCAACATAAGAATTAAACCCAAGGAAAGAGTATTAGATAACTTGAAAGGAGattaaagagtcttacaataccaaagttgatgACTTTGAAAGAAATTACACCAAGATTAAAGCTTAGCCTTCCATATCCTTAGAAAAACCCAAGAAATGTGGAAAGATTAACATTCAATGTCAAAAGATTACAACTTTCTTCCTAAATTACCAAGTTCTCTTCTCATACAAGTTTTTGAGATTATTGCCTAATAAGATGCTAATCTAGGTCTTCAAAACATGAGATATATATAGGGCTGCACTCCCTTCTAGGTTAAGTCGTCTCATGAAAGCCCAAACACGGACTGTTAAGTTAAGCCCGTGTTTAAATCAAAATGCGCAGGCTCCTGGAAGTGGCGTAGACTGCGCAAATTGGCGCAGACTGCGCTTTGCACTGGACTCCGTCACAAAATCTGATCATTTAGCTTCGTTCTTGGCTTTCCCATTTTCATTTGTACTTTCTTGGTTAGTGCGAGCTTCTTATCCAAGGCTACAAGGAAATGGAATAGGCGGTGCATGCCCAAGATTAGTGCATAACTTGGCCTCAAAATTTGAATAAATAACCTAATAGACACAACTAGACTCGACATATTTGACTCCATCACCTCACTTGCCCTCTCATTTGCAGCTTTAGACGGATAGTTTCCATCTACAATAAAACGGATTGAATGAGTAAAGACATCACTAAATCTGACTGGAATTTAGTTTCAAGTTATTGCTTCCAACTTTCCATTAGATTTAGTAGTGACTTTCTCATAGTACAATGACACGATAATCTTAACCTAGTGGCTGAGACGACCATTCTAATAATCTATGGACAAGAAGTCGTAGGCATGGAGATTTGGCATATGAGTTTGCACAGCAAAATTCCAGAATTCTGAACCTATAAAGGAGTAAAGGAAGATGGTCCAATTGTCCATAAACAACGCAGTGTCTAAACAATTTTAGATTACATCACAGGATTAGATTACATCCAAATCTGTCGTCCTAGATTTCCTACTAACTATATATCCTATTTAATaatacaaaaaaacaaaaaaagtaaTCATTTTAAAGCTCAAAAGCGTAAAAGGTACACGCACATACAAAGGATATGTGAAAAAACAACTCCTAGATAATCAAAGCATAAGCTGTTTTATTaacaaacaaatcaaatcaaataacatATCTTGTTCACTTTTATGTTTATATATTTTAAATTCGATCGTAAAGAGTCGATTATAGTACTCGAGCTTCAGTCTCATGGACCTGCTGAAATCAAGGGTTGCAATATTAAGTAAGGTGCAAGTATAAGAACATAGTATTATAAGTGAAAGGTCGGAATAACATAGAAGAATGCAACTATCAACTGTGCAAGTGCCTAAACACTCCTTATATAACAAGGTTACATCACATTCAATTTTTGTCCACCCAGATTTcgtatttattaaataaataggGAGTCTTACATAAAGTAACGAGTTGAAAGCCAAAAAGCGAAAAAGTGCAAGCACAAGTACAAATTAATACAGTAAATGACAAATAAATCAAACCAAGACATCTAATCTAATCTCTTAATTCACATACCACCGCCCTCATTTGCACAATTAATAAAGCCTCATTTTGGAACCATGCCCTACttcacaacatcaagcacctAATTCCTCAAACATCGACTCGATATGATCCCGGAACACATGAAGCATGTCGTGAAACGTGACTATACCCTCAACCGAATAGTCGTCCTCCATTACCCATACATAATTAACTCTATGAGCGATTGCTTGGATCATGACCGCTATTAGTGAACTTTTAGGATGACAAACTATTGCCTCGGCTTTCTTCACCATCCTAGCTGAGTAGCTCCATGATCTATTATATCGTGCTAATTTAGCTGAAGATGAGGAGATTGACTCGTCATCTGACGAAGAGTATGTCAATGCATCCGATGAGTAATCATCGGCTAAAATTTCCAACAACCCTTCTAACTTTTTTTCCTTTAGCTTCTCCTTCATAATTTTGACAATGTCCTCGGGCGGACCACCCCAGTCGATGTAGGACATGAGGTCACCCGAGGATAGGGTCATAATTGCAGCTGATACGGTTTCATcacatccacaaagggtgaaagGAGAAATTTCCCCGACTAGGGACCCATCTTCATCCACAACACCGACAGAAGCCTGTTCAGCTAATGATCGAGCAATGACTTGTAGAGCCATTGTCGCAGGGGAGTGATAGTCCACTGTTAGAATCTCAGTCCGTATAATCCCGAGGGCCTTGACCGAGAGGTTTGCGATCGAAGTGAACAAGCCTATTCGACTTAGGATGAATTGGATCACGTCTTCCTGCGTTAACCAACAATATTCACGCCCGTTATGGAATGACGGTCCGTGCTTTCTTCTTGAGATTTTGGTACTCCTTGTTTGTATTGGCACCACCAGATTTTGAGCCCCTTGCAGGATTAGATCAATTGCTTCCACCAAACTGATTAACCCAAAAACATAAAACATTATTCACATGCTGTAAACGAAATTAGACTCTTTGATATACAAATTAAACAATCTAGCCATAGCAAAATCGAAACATATAGACCAAAAATTCTTTTCTAAGACGATTACACAAGTGTTTTAAGGGTAAATAACACACGATTTTTATAATATACCCATTCTTGGCAACATCCGGTAAAACACAATCGTTAAAACGTTTCGCTATACTATATGAGAATAACAAAACTTAGGAATGAATTTGGAGAGGTCACATCTAAAAGTCAGATTGAGGCTCCAAACAACCGTGGTAGCAactagccgggttaaaccttaaagcttgcagaaatgcaggagttgagaggtcccgggttcgattaccagctggggcgatgatcacttggccactgcagctcccgtaggggtggcttacatggttcatgtggtggtgcgggaatgcatgggcccaggggattcaacccctcgtcatcaaaaaaaaaaaaaaaaaaaaaaaaacaataggaAAACTAAATCTTTTAGTAAATGGTACTCGAATTTGTGCACTTAGGAAGTAAATGAATTTGAGAGGTCACGGTTTTGAGAACCTTTTGAACATGCATGCTATTAGACGGCTTTTGCCTGATTTGCCACTAAACCATTTAGATTAACAAAACCACATCTAATCCTTTTTGCTTTACAACGTGTAATCTAATCTAATTCCAATTATAAAGTAAGATCTGAATCCTATGCTTGAACCTAATAATTTAACTTGACGTGTTCACAATAATTATTGCAAATACTAATTCCTACTAAATCTGAACTACTCGAGTTTTTAATTTCAATTAAACCAGCTTGTCAATTACTAAGTTTACACAAAGGGTACCTTACTAAGTTTACTAGGAATAGTAATATTAACTTTAGTTAGTCAAATATAAACTTAATTATAGCAATAAATTAATGACAATGCGTTTCACACTTCCTAATGTGAACTAATCAAACCTAACATCCGGAAATACTCATGCAATGAACCTAACCATAGCTCCATAATGACATTTTTAACTACCCTTCATTTTTGGATCATTGTCACCTGACACACGTTAGAAAAATCGTTTGTAATTATTAAATTTTGTTACAAGCCCAAATGACAAACACATGAAGACATAATATTTGTGGGGTTTTCAATTTCAAACGTACAATTATCACAATTGACATTTCACACATGGTAtcaaataaaatcttatttacaTCAACCCAATATAAATCTCGAGTTTGTCTAAGAAGACAAATCTTATTCAAACGTACAATTATCACAATTGACATTGCATGGCATGGGAATGGGTTTACATACATGTGTTATGCATCACCTGAATTTCACGTGTTATGCATCACACACTTCATATGTTACACTTCACGTACTTTGTCACAGGATTTGTACCCATCTACGAATGGTAACTTTCGATTTTTAATAGCACGAGTCCAACACTTGGCCACGCTTTGCCCCTAAACGTTTTTTCCATAAGTAGTTTTGAATAGGCTGAAAAATCAATGAACTGccaagtagtttttttttttgggtacgaATGAGAGGCAAGTCTCGGAAATTAACTAATTGTGCTGTTACACTGGGAATAGCAACCCCAAATGAGCTGGCAAGTAGTAACTACCGGAAGAAGGACAAGTCCAACACCAGACCAAGTGAGGTAGCAAGGAAAAGCCGCAATTTAAAAAGACGTTATGAGTTAGGGGTTATAGTGGTAAAAAGGCCAATTGACTTTAGAATATGTATACATCTTTTAATCTTTATTATTGTATCTAGGACACCTATATCAAAGAATATTAGGAAATTATttcaacacacaaaaaaaaaaaaaaaaaaaaggaatattAAGAAATTATTCatatacttctttttttttttttgatttaaaAAAGGGAAACATCCCAGAGACCTACAGCGAGTAGGGTCCCAAACAAGTACACAAGTAAAAGCAAAACAACAAGTACGAGACACAAAAAAACCTATTCAACCACGAAGAACCTCGGGTACAAACATCACGCCTCCTCTCCATAATCCCTTCCTCCTTTCATGATCTTAGTGTTGGCCAAAAGTGTAATCAAACCTCCAAAGTATAGGCTAGGCAAAACTTACAAGATGTACACCACAATCCATGCCAATGAACTAAATAATTCCTCCAAAGCTTGATCTCTTCCAAAACTATCCCGTAAGTGAACCCGTTTGCAAGTCTCAAAAGGGCAGTACACTACAACGACCTCTTCTAAATCCTTAACTCTTCTAACTCCAAGAAAAATAAAGTTTATTCATATACTTCTAAAGTACCCATCAGCACTTAAATCATCTGGTAAGGATTTAATCTAGTTTAATCAGTCGGGTCTTGGAATGCAGTAATGTTAGAACTCATACGGAAGAGCTTTACGGCCTTAGTGTTCTTACGCGACTCGAATCCTGACTAAACTGGATGATAtccaaaaaaaataaagtttacAAAAGGCTAATAATAACTAATTAAAGTAGACGCAAGGTTGATCAAGCCAGATATATTACATACATCTCAAATTAAAAGTAATTAAGAACTACAAGAGAAAAATCAAATACTAATAAATCATTATTGTCATAATACACAATGACCCTTTATAACATTAAGTCATTAACAAATAACAAAAGTACAAACAAAATAGTTAAAACACTTAATAGAAAAAATTAAGAATAGTAAAATAAAAAGTAGAGGGGAGCATGCATACATATTACATACCTAGTTGAAGGATCAACATGCTTGACTAAGCAAGAATCCTTAGGAA
Protein-coding sequences here:
- the LOC141617183 gene encoding CBS domain-containing protein CBSX5-like, producing MAINFLNYEVSDLCLGKPALNSLPYATSTIADALSAIKASQHNFISIWSCNINNNNNNNNNNNNNNNNNNNNNNYDCCECVGKICMVDIICYLCKEENLSSPSSAMLSPVSAIIPKDSCLVKHVDPSTSLVEAIDLILQGAQNLVVPIQTRSTKISRRKHGPSFHNGREYCWLTQEDVIQFILSRIGLFTSIANLSVKALGIIRTEILTVDYHSPATMALQVIARSLAEQASVGVVDEDGSLVGEISPFTLCGCDETVSAAIMTLSSGDLMSYIDWGGPPEDIVKIMKEKLKEKKLEGLLEILADDYSSDALTYSSSDDESISSSSAKLARYNRSWSYSARMVKKAEAIVCHPKSSLIAVMIQAIAHRVNYVWVMEDDYSVEGIVTFHDMLHVFRDHIESMFEELGA